In Bacteroidota bacterium, one DNA window encodes the following:
- a CDS encoding polysaccharide export protein produces the protein MRNHLRTLFILTLIIFAGCTSQKDVIYFQGKTPSLQQDANSKLRIYPNDILGISIFTINAEAYPYLATGFDKPVSDNRSAYEKGFVVNEKGELKLPLIGQVNLTGLTIPEAVSLLETKFKEFIDEPIVTVKKLNFKVTILGEVNKPGTYPIMNERATLLEVLGLGGDLTQYGDRKNVHLIRTENNQTKDFYIDLTDANSVTADTYFLHPDDVIYISPIKRKAFQSISPSVTVFTSILTTTVIVMTFLITNTNK, from the coding sequence ATGCGAAACCATCTCCGGACATTATTCATTCTTACATTAATTATTTTCGCCGGATGTACTTCGCAAAAAGATGTAATTTATTTTCAAGGAAAAACGCCTTCGTTGCAGCAGGATGCAAATTCTAAACTGAGAATTTATCCGAACGACATCCTTGGCATCAGTATTTTCACCATCAACGCTGAAGCTTATCCGTATTTAGCTACAGGTTTTGACAAACCTGTTAGTGATAACAGATCCGCTTATGAAAAAGGATTTGTTGTAAATGAAAAAGGTGAATTGAAGCTTCCGCTTATCGGGCAGGTGAATTTAACCGGACTTACAATTCCGGAAGCTGTTTCATTGCTTGAAACAAAATTCAAAGAATTTATCGATGAACCGATCGTCACAGTCAAAAAATTAAATTTCAAGGTAACGATCCTTGGTGAAGTCAATAAGCCGGGAACGTATCCAATCATGAATGAAAGAGCAACACTGCTGGAAGTTCTGGGTTTAGGAGGCGATCTTACTCAATATGGCGATAGAAAAAATGTCCATTTGATCCGTACTGAAAATAACCAGACGAAAGATTTCTATATCGATCTAACCGATGCAAATTCAGTTACTGCCGACACTTATTTTTTACACCCCGACGACGTAATCTATATTTCACCAATAAAAAGAAAAGCATTTCAGAGTATCAGTCCTTCTGTCACCGTCTTTACTTCAATTCTTACTACCACTGTTATAGTAATGACATTTTTAATTACCAATACCAATAAATAA
- a CDS encoding acyl-CoA dehydrogenase produces MNFGLSEEHLMIRQAARDFAQNELKPGVIERDEHQKFPAEQIKKMGELGFLGMMVSPKYGGGGMDTISYVLAMEEISKIDASASVVMSVNNSLVCWGLENFGNEEQKLKYLVPLAKGEIIGAFCLSEPEAGSDATSQATTAIDAGDHYILNGTKNWITNGNNASVYLVMAQTDVAKGHKGINALILEKGMPGFMIGPKENKLGIRGSDTHSLMFTDVKVPKANRIGEDGFGFKFAMKTLTGGRIGIASQALGIAGGAYELALQYSKERKAFKVPICQHQAIQFKLADMATEIEAARLLCYKAAWMKDQHLDYGLSASMAKLFASKVAMDTTIEAVQIHGGYGYVKEFHVERLMRDAKITQIYEGTSEVQKIVIARAIIGK; encoded by the coding sequence ATGAATTTCGGACTAAGCGAAGAACATTTAATGATCCGTCAGGCTGCACGTGATTTTGCACAGAATGAACTAAAACCCGGTGTAATTGAACGCGACGAACATCAAAAATTCCCTGCAGAGCAGATCAAGAAAATGGGCGAACTCGGATTTCTTGGAATGATGGTGAGTCCGAAATATGGTGGCGGTGGAATGGATACCATTTCTTATGTCCTGGCAATGGAAGAAATTTCGAAGATCGATGCTTCTGCTTCAGTTGTTATGTCTGTAAACAATTCTCTGGTTTGCTGGGGACTTGAAAATTTTGGAAATGAAGAACAGAAATTAAAATATTTAGTACCGCTCGCAAAGGGTGAGATCATTGGCGCATTTTGTTTGTCAGAACCTGAAGCTGGTTCTGATGCAACTTCTCAGGCAACAACTGCAATTGATGCAGGAGATCATTACATTTTGAACGGGACGAAAAACTGGATCACTAACGGGAACAACGCTTCTGTTTATCTGGTAATGGCTCAAACTGATGTTGCAAAAGGTCACAAAGGAATTAATGCATTGATCCTCGAAAAAGGAATGCCCGGATTCATGATAGGACCGAAAGAAAATAAACTTGGGATTCGCGGAAGTGATACTCACTCATTGATGTTCACGGATGTGAAAGTACCAAAAGCAAACCGCATCGGTGAAGACGGATTCGGATTTAAGTTCGCCATGAAAACACTTACGGGTGGAAGAATCGGTATCGCTTCGCAGGCTCTTGGAATTGCAGGTGGTGCTTATGAATTAGCTCTGCAATATTCGAAAGAAAGAAAAGCATTTAAAGTTCCGATTTGTCAGCATCAGGCAATTCAATTTAAGCTGGCAGATATGGCAACTGAAATTGAAGCCGCAAGATTACTTTGTTACAAAGCAGCCTGGATGAAAGATCAGCATCTTGATTATGGTCTATCTGCATCAATGGCAAAATTATTTGCTTCTAAAGTTGCTATGGATACTACTATCGAAGCCGTACAAATTCACGGTGGGTATGGATATGTAAAAGAATTCCATGTTGAACGACTGATGCGCGATGCAAAGATCACTCAGATCTATGAAGGTACGAGTGAAGTTCAGAAAATTGTAATTGCGCGTGCGATTATTGGAAAGTGA
- a CDS encoding anhydro-N-acetylmuramic acid kinase, with product MTLSKYNVVGIMSGTSLDGVDLAYCTFLHELNWKFQFHFGKTIPYSNQWKEKLKTAQFLSPEELNALDEEFGTYLGGLVKDFIDERNLEVDFISSHGHTIFHQPQKGITVQIGSGQAIKNVTGKTVVCDFRKGDVALGGQGAPLVPIGDKLLFSQMDYCLNLGGIANISFEKNNERIAFDICACNIVLNELVGERELVYDEDGEIARTGKLNKALLEELNQINFYKQPFPKSLGREDIDREVFPVLARYEISLEDRLNTFCKHIAIQISEVLGKDISDAKMLITGGGTLNKFLLECIEDKCNLKIVIPPKEIIDFKEAIIFAFLGVLRIRNEINCLKSVTGAERDSSGGVVFLQ from the coding sequence ATGACACTCTCCAAATACAATGTGGTCGGAATAATGTCCGGCACTTCCCTCGATGGGGTCGATCTTGCATATTGCACTTTTTTACATGAATTAAACTGGAAATTTCAATTCCATTTTGGGAAAACTATTCCTTATAGTAATCAGTGGAAAGAAAAGTTAAAGACTGCGCAGTTCCTGTCGCCGGAAGAACTCAATGCTCTTGACGAAGAATTTGGGACTTACCTTGGCGGGTTGGTCAAAGATTTTATAGATGAAAGAAATCTTGAAGTTGATTTTATCTCATCTCATGGTCACACCATTTTCCATCAACCTCAGAAAGGAATCACTGTTCAGATAGGTTCCGGTCAGGCAATTAAAAATGTAACCGGTAAAACTGTTGTCTGTGATTTTAGAAAAGGAGATGTGGCTCTGGGCGGACAAGGAGCGCCATTGGTACCAATAGGCGACAAGTTACTTTTTTCTCAGATGGATTATTGTCTGAATCTGGGTGGCATTGCTAATATTTCATTTGAAAAAAATAATGAACGAATTGCTTTTGACATCTGTGCCTGTAATATTGTGTTGAATGAACTTGTTGGGGAGCGTGAACTGGTATATGATGAAGACGGCGAAATTGCGCGAACCGGAAAATTAAATAAAGCGCTACTTGAGGAATTGAATCAGATCAACTTCTATAAACAACCATTTCCAAAATCACTTGGGCGGGAGGATATTGACAGAGAAGTTTTTCCGGTATTGGCAAGATACGAGATCAGTCTCGAAGACAGATTGAATACCTTTTGTAAACATATTGCAATTCAGATCAGCGAAGTTCTTGGGAAAGATATCTCGGATGCAAAAATGCTGATCACGGGTGGTGGAACACTGAATAAGTTTTTATTGGAATGCATAGAAGATAAATGCAATCTGAAAATTGTCATTCCGCCTAAAGAAATTATCGACTTCAAAGAGGCCATCATTTTTGCTTTTCTGGGAGTGTTGAGAATAAGAAATGAAATCAATTGTCTGAAAAGTGTGACCGGAGCCGAACGAGACTCTAGTGGCGGGGTTGTTTTTCTGCAGTAG
- a CDS encoding Glu/Leu/Phe/Val dehydrogenase yields MRELIQRFEEKRPEIVFEWKDSETEAEGWVVINSLRGGSAGGGTRMRKGLDKREVESLAKTMEIKFSVSGPEIGGAKSGINFDPQDPRKKGVLERWFKAVMPLLKSYYGTGGDLNVDEIHDVIPITEKYGLKHPQEGTVVAHLKVSEEKKERIIRQLQVGVKKRLDSPVYSPDINRMITVADMITGYGVAHAVYAHYKLNGIDIKGKRAIVQGWGNVGAAAGFYLAQMGAKVVAIIDRLGGVMNKNGFSFEEITSLYLERNGNQLNSSAIIPFEEINKKVWEMGAEIFIPAAASRIVNEAEVRSLLENGLEVISCGANVPFADKEIFMGPIAEYADYEVSVIPDFIANCGMARVFRYLMTDNVPITDEAIFKDVASCISAALEEVQNVNSSKVNISKTALEIAIKKLLK; encoded by the coding sequence ATCAGGGAATTGATTCAAAGGTTTGAAGAAAAGCGTCCGGAAATCGTTTTTGAATGGAAGGACAGCGAAACTGAAGCGGAAGGGTGGGTAGTAATCAATTCACTTCGTGGAGGTTCTGCAGGTGGAGGTACCAGAATGAGAAAAGGCCTGGATAAGCGGGAAGTTGAATCTTTGGCTAAAACAATGGAGATAAAATTCTCTGTAAGCGGCCCTGAAATAGGTGGTGCCAAGTCTGGGATTAATTTCGATCCGCAAGATCCCCGGAAAAAAGGAGTGCTGGAAAGATGGTTCAAAGCCGTTATGCCTTTGCTGAAATCCTATTATGGAACCGGCGGTGACCTGAATGTGGATGAGATCCATGATGTAATTCCTATTACAGAAAAATATGGTCTGAAACACCCGCAGGAGGGTACTGTTGTAGCACATTTGAAAGTTTCAGAAGAAAAAAAGGAAAGAATTATCAGACAATTGCAAGTTGGTGTGAAAAAAAGACTTGACAGTCCGGTGTACTCTCCGGATATCAATCGGATGATCACAGTTGCCGACATGATTACCGGATATGGAGTTGCACATGCAGTTTATGCGCACTATAAATTGAATGGAATTGATATTAAGGGTAAGCGTGCAATAGTTCAGGGTTGGGGAAATGTTGGTGCTGCTGCCGGATTTTATCTGGCACAAATGGGAGCAAAGGTCGTTGCGATAATCGACCGCCTTGGGGGTGTTATGAATAAGAATGGTTTTTCTTTTGAAGAGATCACTTCGCTTTACCTTGAAAGAAACGGAAACCAATTGAATTCGTCAGCAATTATTCCTTTCGAAGAGATCAATAAGAAAGTATGGGAAATGGGCGCGGAGATTTTTATTCCTGCTGCTGCTTCCCGGATTGTCAATGAAGCAGAAGTAAGATCGCTGCTTGAAAATGGATTGGAAGTAATTTCATGCGGAGCGAATGTCCCTTTTGCAGACAAAGAGATCTTTATGGGACCAATTGCTGAGTATGCAGATTATGAAGTAAGTGTTATACCAGATTTTATTGCCAACTGCGGAATGGCAAGAGTTTTCAGATATCTGATGACTGATAATGTTCCAATCACAGATGAAGCGATATTTAAAGATGTTGCTTCTTGTATTTCTGCTGCATTGGAAGAAGTTCAAAATGTTAATTCTTCAAAGGTGAATATCAGTAAAACAGCTCTTGAAATTGCAATTAAAAAACTTCTGAAATAA
- a CDS encoding mechanosensitive ion channel, translated as MGKINVLDHTFLGNTIETYLWFFGILFAGIILKKFLTRILTRFVYEIFKRYGKTVGVETFIKLMNRPLQFFIMVLIVYMAFNRLSFPVEWHIGPQHKFGLRLVLFRLFQGVLIFSIIWIAVRTIDFIGMIFLSRARRTESKSDDQLVPFAKEAIKVIVAAIGFLILIGVVFNLDIVSLVTGLGIGGLAFALAAKETLENLLGSFTIFLDKPFVVGDSVKVGNIEGKVESIGFRSTRIRAVDRMIVIVPNKK; from the coding sequence ATGGGTAAGATTAATGTATTGGATCACACTTTTCTTGGGAATACGATTGAAACTTACCTGTGGTTTTTCGGGATCTTATTCGCCGGAATTATCCTTAAAAAATTTCTTACAAGAATTCTGACGCGATTTGTGTACGAAATTTTCAAACGCTATGGCAAGACAGTCGGTGTAGAAACTTTTATAAAACTGATGAATCGCCCATTGCAGTTTTTTATAATGGTACTCATCGTCTATATGGCATTTAATCGTTTATCATTTCCTGTTGAATGGCATATCGGTCCTCAACACAAATTTGGTTTAAGGCTTGTACTGTTCAGATTATTTCAAGGTGTACTTATCTTCTCTATAATCTGGATAGCTGTCAGGACAATAGATTTTATAGGAATGATTTTTCTTTCCCGTGCACGACGAACTGAAAGCAAATCAGATGATCAACTGGTCCCGTTTGCAAAAGAAGCTATCAAGGTGATAGTAGCTGCAATTGGGTTTTTGATTCTGATCGGTGTAGTTTTCAATCTGGATATTGTAAGTCTTGTAACAGGATTGGGAATTGGAGGTTTGGCCTTTGCCTTAGCAGCAAAGGAAACATTGGAGAATCTGTTAGGATCATTCACTATCTTTCTTGATAAACCATTTGTAGTTGGCGACTCTGTAAAAGTTGGAAACATAGAAGGAAAAGTTGAATCAATTGGTTTCAGATCTACACGGATCCGTGCTGTCGACAGAATGATTGTCATTGTTCCCAATAAAAAATGA
- a CDS encoding mechanosensitive ion channel family protein, whose translation MTDAELINDTDRASRRSSFTISLSNQTAEIQMRAIITEIRRMLTNFTLIEPNPTVRFKQVNTSSLDITVAFFVLTPDMDEYLALQEEVNFEILKIMKANNASFATPTSTVFYQFNYCSLQSQYIFGSMKKKIEFSTARLYTLFYKQILINLMLICMGNMAYASLGVSVANSNWTNASTWSFSGVNRLPNCSDSIRIGSSNTVTVNSQVDYTACSGPMIIYVYGILEFTNGNKLDLPCGSVVFIMSGGLIKKSTAGGGSSTLISICGVTEWKAGDGPLSGVDTLGSATTLPVELINFEADKVDGAVKLTWSTATEVNNEYFTIERSNDGKHFGELEKITGAGNSSFSNTYSMHDNDPLEGVSYYRLS comes from the coding sequence ATGACCGATGCAGAATTGATCAATGATACTGATAGAGCGTCTCGTCGTTCTTCTTTCACCATATCACTTTCAAATCAGACTGCAGAAATTCAAATGCGAGCGATCATAACAGAGATCAGGAGAATGCTCACAAATTTTACACTTATCGAACCTAATCCAACGGTTCGTTTCAAACAAGTGAATACAAGTTCACTCGATATTACAGTTGCCTTTTTTGTTCTTACTCCCGACATGGATGAATACCTCGCTCTGCAGGAAGAAGTAAATTTCGAGATCCTGAAGATCATGAAAGCTAATAATGCTTCTTTTGCTACGCCGACTTCAACTGTTTTTTACCAATTTAATTATTGTTCTCTCCAATCGCAATATATTTTTGGTTCCATGAAAAAGAAAATTGAATTTTCTACAGCGCGGTTATATACTTTGTTTTATAAACAGATTTTAATAAACCTGATGCTTATTTGCATGGGAAATATGGCATATGCATCACTTGGTGTATCGGTCGCAAATTCTAACTGGACAAATGCATCAACCTGGAGTTTTAGTGGAGTGAACCGTCTGCCAAATTGCAGTGATTCAATCAGGATCGGAAGCAGTAATACTGTGACTGTAAATAGTCAGGTTGATTATACAGCATGTTCCGGACCTATGATCATATATGTATATGGAATTTTAGAATTCACGAATGGAAATAAGCTGGATCTTCCTTGCGGGTCTGTCGTCTTTATTATGTCCGGTGGTCTGATTAAAAAAAGTACTGCAGGCGGAGGGAGTTCGACATTAATAAGTATCTGCGGCGTTACAGAATGGAAAGCCGGTGACGGTCCACTTTCCGGAGTAGACACGCTAGGATCTGCTACAACCTTGCCTGTAGAATTGATAAATTTTGAAGCAGATAAAGTTGATGGGGCAGTAAAATTAACCTGGTCAACTGCTACCGAAGTCAATAATGAATATTTTACCATAGAGCGAAGCAATGATGGAAAACATTTTGGCGAATTAGAAAAAATCACCGGTGCCGGAAATTCTTCTTTTAGTAATACCTATTCCATGCATGACAATGACCCGCTTGAAGGTGTTTCTTATTATCGTTTAAGTTAG
- a CDS encoding T9SS type A sorting domain-containing protein, with protein sequence MTFPTVAIRNVKGDKNEVLLLNNPFVSSIAFSTKHIRTGELQISLFTADGRVVLEEKRIANENSFYTIDNLEHLSNGFYLLQIRQTGQIIHSSTVIKN encoded by the coding sequence GTGACATTTCCTACCGTTGCAATTAGAAATGTGAAAGGTGATAAGAATGAAGTTTTACTTTTGAATAATCCTTTTGTAAGTAGTATAGCATTTTCAACAAAGCACATCAGAACAGGTGAATTGCAGATCTCACTATTCACTGCAGACGGCAGAGTAGTGCTGGAGGAAAAAAGAATAGCCAATGAAAACTCTTTTTATACTATTGATAATTTAGAACATTTAAGTAATGGGTTTTATTTGTTGCAAATAAGACAAACAGGACAGATTATACATTCTTCCACAGTAATTAAAAACTAA